The sequence CTTGTCACCTGCAAAGggattatatatttaataatactcCCATACATAATTTCAGTTTAGTAAAGTTAAGTTCAAATGCAACATGACATCAGCAGAGTTGGAATCTTAGTGATATTCACCTGAGGATTTGCTCTTCCTTTTATGTTGCGCTACAATTGCAACGATAACGAcaatacaacaacaaaagcgtTTTAGATGATTCATGGATTGGATGGAATGGTTGAGTTAGTTTAAAGCAACGAGAGAAAGAGAGGCCAAAATGTTACATTAGTTGGAGATGCTAAAGACCCATTTTTACGAACTGAGTTATCAGGTGAGATAAAACATTATCATTAAGGTTTAACAAGTTCTTGAAGAACAACTCTTCCACAAAATAGGTTCATTAGATATGGAGATGCTCAAGAGCCAATCTTCCGAACCGAGTTATTAGATAAGATATATCATCATATAAAGAGTAccaacttcttgaactagtaCCCTTCCATATAATCATTTCTTAAAAGATGGAGATGCTCAAGACTGAGTTATCAGATGAGATATCATGTTTAACAAGGCTTCGAAGATGTACTCTCCTATAAAATCAGTTCATAAAAGTGAAGCCTACTGATTCCGTTTAGTGTTTGTGGGTTTTATGTAGGCGTGGCTTGTTGGTGATGTCTATTCCGTTTCAAGATAAATCCATACCCGAAACAAATTCCTTGGGCATGGCCTTCTTCCCCGACGTGGTCACCCGATACAGGGTGAAGTCCTCGATACGCAAGATCACACATGAGCTCATCAGCTTGGCCAGGTTCTCCAGCGTGCTCCTTTGCTGAGCTGCCTGGGAGAGTTGACTGTTGACGGAGGCAGTGCCGGAACCAGCTGAACCTCCTCCCGAACCTCCAGCCAATCCGGCTGCTGTGGGCGTACTGCTGCCATTGGAGAAGCTGCCTGTTCCATGTTGTGAGCCTAGCATGCTGGCACTGAGCATAATCGGTGAGGCGGGAGTGCTCCGTTCCAGCGGCGCATGAGTGGCCGGTCGATTGGGCTGACTCAGATTGAGCACGGCCTCCCGAAAGGCATTCAGTGATTCCTTGAGCCACAGAGCCGGTGCCACCGAGGCCTCCTTGTACTTAGCCCAGTGCGAGCGATCCGATTTGGCCAGGTGATAGGGATAGTAGTCCACCTGAAAGGCGGTCACCGAGACCTGAAGGGCACCGCCCTTGTCCAGATCAGGGTAGCTAGAGCGTCCGTCTCCCTCGTCGTCGCACAGATGAAGATCAATCCGCTGGCTAAAGAAATGATACGAGGTCTCCCGCACATCGAAGGCGTTGAACATACGTTGCGCATTCGTCGTGTGGGCGGATTCGGAGAGACGattctgctgctgctccacCTGGGCCTTGTACTCGGGCAGTGTCTGGAAGGGATTACATTCAAATAACTATTCCATGGTGATTACAAATCCATTTACTAACCTGCATTTTGCGAGCCGCCTTCGTCTTCTGGGTGGCATGAGTGGCTGCCTTGATCAATCCGGACAGGGAGTCCACAAAATGCAGAGCCGCCTTTAGTTGCGAGTCCGTGAGCACCCACAGCAGATCGTCCAGGATGAGGACCAGGCGGGAAGCGAGCAGTGAACAGTCGGAGAGCCGTTTCCGGATCGTGATGCGGCACCTGGCATGATTGGTCAGCAGCCGCAGCGGAGTCAATGACTTGTCCTGCGTGGAACTCGCCTCGATGCGCACTGTCTGCCAAGAGAGCTCCTTGAAGATCAGTATGATGCCCTTCTGGGCGTCCTTGAGCCGCGTCAGCCGAAGATCGGCATTCGCCCACTTGGGAGTCTTGGATTCCACACGGATGCGCGACATCTGAACGGAGGCGGTGAAGGCGGCGCTCACAAAGTTCACGTTCACCGTGTTGACCACTATGGTGATGCCATCGACCACCTTGTGGATGAAGCTGTATTTACCCTGTGGCACTTGCGGCAGAGCTGCGGCAGCAGCGGTGGGAGAGCCTGCTCCCGATCCCCCGCCTGCATCTCTAGTCGTTGGGTTGCAGGTCTCTATGGTGATGCGCACTTCATCCAGCGTCTGTGAATAAGATTAGGAATTCATGTATTGGGCTTTTTGATTACTTAATAAtctataataataaatataacataTTCATAACCCTAAATATAATCCAAACGTAATGATTTTTTATTGTtagttaaaaattattattattatatattacttTCCTTTTAAATTATAGTTCATTCCACAATTTAAAGACTTATAATGGAAGAGCAATTTAGTAAAAACGAAACAAatttacacattttttaacCTATTTGAAATAACTGTTTTCCAcagttaaaaatgttttaaaatatataatttaagtAATAACCATAAAAACAGATATTTAAATTCATCTTGTAGTTACTGTTCAGTCAAAAGCATACTCAATGAACAAGCTCTTAAGTATGGTCTTTAAAAAACAATGCAACCTTCTTATATTTCTGCCATTACTTGCCCTTAATCCCCGGGATTACTCACCAACGTTATGGGTACGCTCTTGAGCTTGGTCCAGCTAATCCGGAAGGAGACATGATTGCACCAGGCGGAGGTGAGGCGCAGCCAGCTGGGGAGCTCCAGCAGCTCGGTGAGCACCCGCTCATCCAGTTCCAGGTTCGAGAGCTCGCCCTCGCCGCGAAAGGTGCTCAGGTTGATTTTGTCCGAGGAGAGGTTCTTCGTATAGCTATAATTAAAGTGAGGGATAATTTAGTTGAGGGAGAAACAACTTGGGTCGCCTGGCTGTCCCAACAATTATATCAGCTTCATCGCACACGTCACATTGCATTTCTTAAGAGGGGGGTTTACATGGAAAAATAATGGAGGCTAGGAACTACATACATAATAAGGGGTTCGGAACTGTCGACGCCAGATGCTTGCCACCCAATTGACCCACTTCCCGCTAATGGCCGGGCATAATTGAAATCGAAATAAAGACATTGATTGGGTCAAAGTGGCGAGAAGTCCACGGGAGCGGAATTCCCCAACTTGCTACTTAAGAACTTTGTCCTAAGCATTAAGGAGTCTCCATCCCCATACCCTTGGATATTATAAATGCTGATCAGGTTAGCCCACATACCTTTTCAACTTCATGGCAAGTACAAAAAATGGTAGCAGCCTCGTCGCGGTTATAAAAAGCTTTTCTTTTATCCCCAACTTTTCCCCCTCCCAACTTGGGCAACAAGTTTGCTTTGCATTTACACATTTTTGGCCGCGTTATGTTATAAACTTGGCTTGTTTGCAGCCTAATTGCGTGGAAGGGAACTCGAGAACCGAAGGGAAAGTGCCGAATGGGGCACAAAAGATATATCCACAGAGGGGCAAGACAATGGTAATGTGTTTACGGGTAAATATGCCTTTGTTTAAGCAGGTGGCAGGACTTGACATATTAAAGTCCATGCGTGGGCTGcgaatatatataaataagtaCTCGGAATCTAGCATGAAAGCGTTATTAGTATGTGTTTCCCTGGGAAACGCACTTCAAAGCTAATTAACTGTGTTTATAGGCTAGTTGACCTGTTCTGTATTTATAACTTATAAATACAGGTATACATAAGGAGATTTCACAGAAAATAATTACCATAATGCTCTGGCAATTAACCTTATAGGGTTAATCTTTATTAAGAACACTTATCCCATCTCCTTATTTATGGGTCAACTGTTTACTTCGTATTACTCTGCTTAAAATGTTGATAGCATCAGAATTATTTACTTGAAAAACCGTAATAGATTGTATATTTGAAAAACACTTCGTTTAATTGCAAGTAATATCAATTAGATAATTCGAAATGATATAAATTATTTAGTATTTAAAGCTTCTTTAAGCAAGCTTTCTTAAGAACTATTAActatgaaaataaaattctttaaaGGGGATTTTAAACCATGTTGACCAATATTTACAATTCTCCAGGTTAATGTAGTATTTATCTTTGGTGCATATGTAATACCCTTATTAAGCAATCTAGAGAACCCTCTTTGGGGGAGCATTGTTTATAACTTCaagtaaacaaataaacattGGATTTCGCTGCTTTTGCCGTAAGAGCCCCTTTATTTTCTCGGTTACATCAGGGTTATATCGGGTAACCGTCATAAGTAAACCATATTGCGGCGAGGACAAGACGGAAAATTGAATTTTGCATGCAAATGCTGGAAAACGAGTTTAGGGGAATGGGAATTCGATTTCGCAGAGACGACGATGCGGCGCcaggcaaaaaaaaacaacagaTGAGGaggaaaaaagaaaagtaacATGGGTGGGTGGGAATTGGCAAGGGCAATCCACTTGTTACTTTAAAAAGGGGGCGGGGTGGGCGTGGGGCGAATTAGCATGGGGCCAGGTCAGGCCAACGGTAAACGATAAAAAAGGCATAAAAGCGGGCAGTGTACAGGTGGAATTACGACTAACGGTACTGTGGGGTGGGTGGGAAGCTGCGAACagtacacacacacacacagaaaaTCACTCAGAATGCGGAAAAGTGGGAAAAATCAATTCCGTGTCCAAGTTCTCCACTTTGCAAGCTGTTTTAATCAAGTTTCGTAATTCGATTTGCTGGGCGCAAAACGAACTTAGTGTGGCAAACTTACATGGACAAGTGTTTGAGTAGTTGGTTCTTTATCAGCGAGACCATCTTGCGACGTCAGCAGCGGGCAGCAACaataaacaacaaacaaaaaggaaaacaaatgAGCAGCCACTGGGAGTATCTGCCGGGTTGAAGAGTTCAACTGAAGCCGCGCAACATGGCTCCTTCAAAAATCATTGATACACATGTATTGTATGCAAATGGCAAAATTCCGCAACTCGCGAAATtcactttcaatttttctCTCTGTTGCACTTGTATCGCACTCGATTCTGATTGGAAACTGCTGGCTGCTGGCTTTTCTCCGATTCACGACGCTCACATATTCGCCAGTGGGTGGGCTGATGACTTCCGATCAAACGGGGCGCAGATTAGTCATATTTAGGGACCCCTTCGATTCCGAATCTTATCTTGATTTTCGCGTAAGAGACGCAAACTCTTTCTGCCTTTGCCTCTGCTTTTTGCTTTGCTGACCAGACCAGTGTTGCACAACGACTGGCGGAGGCAGTGGTGGCCAACCGCTCCAACTGGAGTGCAGCTTTCTGTAGTGGGGTGACGCAAGTGACGTCACAAACTAAAGTTTTGACAAGGAAATAGGAAACAAATAGTTAAGACAATTAGACAATTTAGCAAATATTATTCATTTAATAAAAGTATTCAAAATAAAAGTAGTTCAATCTTTCAGTTTCTTTCTCCAAAGTTCactttttgatttatttatataagcTTCACCCCAATTTAATCTAAATTTAGTTATAatacccttatatttatagttttatttattttgtcttTCTAAGTAAACTTTTCAAAACCTTAAAAATGCTATCTATACCTCAGTTCTTTCATATTCCATCAAAGTGAGCTATGATTTTGtaagttttcaaaattatttgtGTCTTGACCAATTGTTGTCTCATACAATTGTTCCTTAAATATCATATACtgtatttattataaatatattaaaaacaataataaaccaaaaaaaaacgctTAAAATCTTTATCGCCAAATTGAACTATCGACTATAATCGATTACATTGCATTTTCTCACAGCTGTGCGGACGCATTTATCTGTCCCTGGAAAATCGCACTGTTTTCCCGTTTACTCGCATTTTCCTGACCTCGCATCTTAACAAGCGCTCCAAGCAGTAATCCTCCAGAGCAGAGTCATGTCCAGTAGCGAGGCGCCGGAAGCGCTGGTGGAGCAGGTCGTCGAGGTGACCGCCTGCACGGCGGAGGAGGCCAAGCACTATCTGGGAGCCTGTGAAAACGATGTGTCCGCTGCCGTGGCCCTGTTCTTCGAGCAGGCTGCATCCACATCCTCGTCGGCGGCGGGCTCTGGGGCTGCATCCGGATCGCTGCCCCTTCTGGACGACGAGGACGAGGTGAGGGCGCCCATTGCTCCGGTGCGGGAGCAACTGATTCTGCCCGAGGACGACAACTTCTTTGCGTCGGGGAGCAGCAGCCGGCTATCGCGCGTCTCGCAGCGCGTCAAGGTCTATCCCTTGAGGGACTTTGCCCGCGAGGGCGCTCTGATGGAGGAGCAGCTGCAGGCCACCGGCGTCTATGCCGATCCGAATGCGCATCGTTTGCGACGCGGACGCGCCGCCCAGATGGTGGTGGCCGGCCAGGCCATGGCACTTAACAGCCGGTCCACCACGGGCACGGCAACCAGCACATCCCGCCTCGGAGACCTGTTCCGCCCGCCCACAGACATACTTTACTCCGGATCATTGACGGCCGCCAGGGAGTTCGCCACCAAGCGGCAGCGCTGGCTGCTGGTCAACGTGCAGGACGACAGCTTCCAGTCGCAGACCTTGAACCGCGATGTCTGGTCGGACAAGGAGCTCAAGAAACTCATACGCCGCCAGTTCACCTTCTGGCAGGTGGACAACGACACCTCTGAGGGACGACGCTTCGTGGCCTTCTACCACTGCGCCACTCTGCCCTACCTGTGCGTGATCGATCCGCGTACAGGCGAGGAAGTGTGGCGCAGTGTGGAGCCAAAGCTGGAGAACATCCTTCCCGATTTGAGGAAGTTTTTAAAGGAGCACCGCGATTTTATCCAGGAGGATGCACCCAGCACCTCAAAACGCTCGGCCACATACATTGATGACGACGAGGAGGCCGATCTGGAGGCCTCGTGCTCCTCGACAGCCAGTTCTAAAGGAACACCGAAGAAACGGGCCAAGGTCCTGGAGCTTACAGAAGAGGAGCAGCTAGAGTTGGCGATCAAGAATTCCATAAACGAGAACGGCGGAGGAGCCGGCGGCGGAGGCACGAAAAAAGATGATAATCCCGAGGAAGCCAGCGATAACGAGAGCCTGGAGGAGTTCGATGACGAGGAGCTCAAGGGCGTGGCAGC is a genomic window of Drosophila suzukii chromosome 2L, CBGP_Dsuzu_IsoJpt1.0, whole genome shotgun sequence containing:
- the LOC108021224 gene encoding UBX domain-containing protein 7; amino-acid sequence: MSSSEAPEALVEQVVEVTACTAEEAKHYLGACENDVSAAVALFFEQAASTSSSAAGSGAASGSLPLLDDEDEVRAPIAPVREQLILPEDDNFFASGSSSRLSRVSQRVKVYPLRDFAREGALMEEQLQATGVYADPNAHRLRRGRAAQMVVAGQAMALNSRSTTGTATSTSRLGDLFRPPTDILYSGSLTAAREFATKRQRWLLVNVQDDSFQSQTLNRDVWSDKELKKLIRRQFTFWQVDNDTSEGRRFVAFYHCATLPYLCVIDPRTGEEVWRSVEPKLENILPDLRKFLKEHRDFIQEDAPSTSKRSATYIDDDEEADLEASCSSTASSKGTPKKRAKVLELTEEEQLELAIKNSINENGGGAGGGGTKKDDNPEEASDNESLEEFDDEELKGVAAASYENHLGEAKNELTALKLRLFNVAGKEEMVQLRWPSDTKLQTLRLYIRQTHKHIPQEGYKLICAFPRKSLETEHNDCSLKELGLHPSANLHLTLDD